From the genome of Pseudomonas sp. Teo4, one region includes:
- a CDS encoding CaiB/BaiF CoA-transferase family protein, translating to MPDPIRPLDGITVISLEHAIAAPFCTRQLADLGARVIKVERPGVGDFARGYDQRVNGLASHFVWTNRSKESLCLDLKQDIAADILDQLLEQADVLVQNLAPGAAARLGLSFDTLHERFPRLIVCDISGYGAGGPYEQKKAYDLLIQSEGGFLSVTGGAGDDQMAKAGNSIADIAAGMYGYTGVLSALLLRERTGQGSRVEVSMLESLAEWMSYPLYYAYDGASPPPRAGAAHATIYPYGPFPVGDGNTVMLGLQNEREWRAFCERVLHQPALADDERFAANFKRVANREVLRALIIQAFATLDFDTVITRLDDAGIANARVNDMQGVWQHPQLQARERWRRVETAQGSIPSLLPPASSNAFSPRMDPVPALGQHSASILSELGLSNERIHELRADGVI from the coding sequence ATGCCAGATCCCATACGCCCCCTCGACGGCATTACCGTCATCAGCCTCGAACACGCCATAGCCGCGCCCTTCTGCACTCGCCAGCTTGCCGACCTGGGCGCCCGGGTAATCAAAGTCGAACGGCCAGGTGTCGGCGACTTTGCCCGTGGCTACGACCAACGCGTCAACGGCCTGGCCTCGCATTTCGTCTGGACCAACCGCTCCAAGGAAAGCCTGTGCCTGGACCTGAAACAGGACATCGCTGCGGACATCCTCGACCAGTTGCTGGAGCAGGCCGATGTGCTGGTGCAGAACCTGGCACCGGGCGCAGCGGCGCGCTTGGGGCTTTCATTCGACACCCTGCACGAACGCTTCCCGCGCCTGATCGTCTGCGACATTTCGGGCTATGGCGCAGGCGGGCCGTACGAACAGAAGAAAGCCTACGACCTGCTGATTCAGAGCGAGGGCGGTTTCCTGTCGGTGACAGGCGGCGCGGGTGACGACCAGATGGCCAAGGCCGGCAACTCCATCGCCGACATCGCCGCTGGCATGTATGGCTATACCGGCGTGCTTTCGGCCTTGTTGCTGCGCGAGCGAACCGGCCAAGGCAGCCGGGTCGAAGTGTCGATGCTCGAAAGCCTGGCGGAATGGATGAGCTACCCGCTGTACTACGCCTACGACGGCGCCAGCCCGCCGCCTCGCGCCGGGGCGGCCCATGCGACCATCTACCCTTATGGCCCCTTCCCTGTGGGTGACGGCAACACGGTAATGCTGGGGCTGCAGAACGAGCGCGAATGGCGGGCTTTCTGCGAGCGGGTGCTACACCAGCCAGCATTGGCTGACGATGAGCGCTTCGCGGCCAATTTCAAGCGGGTGGCAAACCGCGAAGTGCTGCGTGCGCTAATCATTCAGGCCTTCGCTACGCTGGACTTCGACACGGTCATCACTCGGCTCGACGACGCGGGTATTGCCAATGCTCGGGTCAACGACATGCAGGGCGTCTGGCAACACCCGCAGTTGCAGGCGCGTGAGCGCTGGCGGCGGGTCGAGACGGCCCAGGGCAGCATTCCAAGCCTGCTGCCGCCAGCCTCCAGCAATGCCTTCAGCCCGCGCATGGACCCGGTTCCGGCCCTGGGCCAACACAGCGCCAGCATTCTTTCGGAGCTGGGGCTGTCCAACGAACGCATTCATGAACTGCGCGCTGACGGGGTTATCTGA